A genomic segment from Truepera sp. encodes:
- a CDS encoding DNA repair exonuclease yields the protein MPERDDLTRFSFAHLADLHLDTPFQGLRNRNPELAAALEGASLDAWDRAVDACLDAGVDFVVMAGDVYDGEDAGARAQLRFRDGLARLSAAGVPSFVVHGNHDPRGGRWSAVKAWPDGVTIFGHDEVTSVPVIRAGEELALVHGISYATPQVTENLAARFHRDSAFAGFQLGLLHANVDGRGGHANYAPATLADLRASGLDYWALGHVHARTILSAERPLAAYPGNLQARHPNETGEKGFLLVDVVDGVATESFVPVGLVRFESVSLDIGELGDLEDVQDELMKAALTPAERALVLRAELRGSGPSHADLAKAGEDGLVEYLRDVAPARVWWDDARLLTRPALDREARLRAGDFVADLLRVSDAGRQSAAQAVEQLVEELARHPQLRAVADQLDLEDLVADAEGVWDEAETLAYDLIDAGLVEG from the coding sequence TTGCCTGAAAGGGACGACTTGACGCGCTTCAGCTTTGCTCACCTCGCCGACCTCCACTTGGACACGCCGTTCCAGGGCCTGCGCAACCGGAACCCGGAGTTGGCGGCGGCGCTCGAAGGTGCGTCACTGGATGCCTGGGACCGCGCGGTGGACGCATGCTTGGATGCGGGCGTCGACTTCGTGGTGATGGCCGGCGACGTCTACGACGGCGAGGACGCCGGCGCACGTGCTCAGCTCCGCTTCCGCGACGGGCTCGCTCGCCTTAGCGCGGCGGGCGTCCCGAGCTTCGTGGTGCACGGGAACCACGACCCGCGGGGTGGGCGCTGGTCTGCCGTCAAGGCGTGGCCGGACGGCGTGACCATCTTCGGCCACGACGAGGTGACGAGCGTCCCCGTCATCCGTGCCGGAGAGGAACTGGCGCTCGTCCACGGCATCTCTTATGCCACCCCTCAGGTGACCGAGAACCTCGCCGCGCGCTTCCACCGAGACTCGGCTTTCGCCGGCTTCCAGTTGGGCCTACTGCACGCGAACGTCGACGGGCGCGGCGGCCACGCGAACTACGCGCCCGCCACGCTGGCGGACCTGCGGGCGTCGGGCCTCGACTATTGGGCTCTCGGCCACGTGCACGCCCGGACGATCCTAAGCGCCGAGCGGCCCCTAGCCGCCTACCCCGGCAACCTTCAGGCCCGCCATCCCAACGAGACGGGCGAGAAGGGTTTCCTGCTGGTCGACGTCGTGGACGGCGTTGCGACTGAGAGCTTCGTGCCGGTAGGCCTGGTGCGCTTCGAGAGCGTAAGCCTGGACATCGGCGAGCTGGGCGACCTGGAGGATGTCCAGGACGAGCTCATGAAGGCGGCGCTCACCCCGGCCGAGCGAGCCCTCGTCCTGAGAGCCGAGCTGCGCGGCTCGGGCCCCAGCCACGCCGACCTGGCCAAGGCGGGCGAGGACGGGCTCGTCGAGTACCTGCGCGACGTCGCGCCGGCTCGCGTGTGGTGGGACGATGCCCGTCTGCTCACCCGCCCGGCACTTGACCGCGAGGCCCGCCTTCGGGCCGGAGACTTCGTGGCCGACCTGCTGCGAGTGAGCGACGCAGGGCGCCAGTCTGCAGCGCAGGCCGTTGAGCAGTTGGTCGAGGAGCTCGCCCGCCACCCCCAACTGAGGGCGGTGGCCGACCAACTCGACCTCGAGGATCTGGTGGCGGACGCCGAGGGAGTCTGGGACGAGGCAGAGACCTTGGCCTACGACCTGATAGACGCCGGCCTGGTCGAGGGCTGA
- a CDS encoding EAL domain-containing protein: MSPELDDLQHFYQPIASLGAAPAGWSEALVRWRLADGTVRGPLDILPYWLAPGRREAFTHFTLLRAAQALATNPGVSMSINLTPGQLLLPVTLCTVTGMLESVTRRLYVEVVEAQPEESPALARQLAVLRERCGAVLLDDVTPTDLDGRLRFGTPVDGVKLDRSVVRAALYSEGVLRDGAQEFIQRARDRFEFVVAEGVEDASACEALKALGASHVQGFGIAKPEAELRTSVTITSDRHHAERQVGTKLPAIAGRTAQAPS, translated from the coding sequence ATGAGCCCAGAACTCGACGACCTCCAGCACTTCTATCAACCCATCGCCTCCCTTGGGGCCGCTCCGGCCGGTTGGTCCGAGGCGCTCGTGCGCTGGCGGCTGGCCGACGGCACCGTTCGGGGTCCGCTCGACATCCTGCCTTACTGGCTGGCGCCGGGCCGTAGGGAGGCGTTCACCCACTTCACCCTCCTGCGCGCGGCGCAAGCACTGGCCACGAATCCCGGCGTGAGCATGTCCATCAACCTCACTCCCGGCCAGCTTCTGCTCCCGGTGACGCTGTGCACGGTGACCGGGATGCTGGAGAGCGTGACGAGGCGGCTCTACGTCGAGGTGGTGGAGGCGCAACCCGAGGAGTCGCCGGCACTGGCACGCCAGCTTGCCGTCCTCAGGGAGCGCTGCGGGGCAGTCTTGCTCGACGACGTCACGCCCACCGACCTGGACGGCCGCTTACGCTTCGGCACTCCGGTGGACGGCGTGAAACTCGACCGCAGCGTAGTTCGCGCGGCTCTCTACTCGGAGGGGGTGTTGCGAGACGGCGCCCAGGAGTTCATCCAAAGGGCGCGGGATCGTTTCGAGTTCGTGGTGGCCGAGGGGGTCGAGGATGCGTCCGCATGCGAGGCACTGAAGGCACTTGGCGCGAGCCACGTGCAAGGCTTCGGGATCGCCAAACCCGAAGCCGAGCTGCGGACGTCGGTGACGATCACGAGCGATCGTCACCATGCCGAACGGCAGGTGGGAACGAAGCTTCCCGCCATTGCCGGACGAACGGCTCAAGCCCCTAGCTGA
- a CDS encoding AzlC family ABC transporter permease, with the protein MEPRGTAARFGRGLLASAPVALAYFPVAVSFGVAAAKAGFSLPEAAFMSIVIYAGASQFLALALLAGGASPALTAISLLAMNARHVLYAPALLEGLRRLADLRAPRLADPRAPRLTSAAFDAPDATLADLRVPPRTRADLRARGEARADWPPTRWSWLWAFGLTDEVFAGALGRVAGRRLNWSEAWQTGLGLGAYLAWVGGTTLGAVLGAGAFERWPAIDAALGFLLPALFLALLLAMFEGRHLAAAVVAVAAFALGSALASPSTGILVGMLAGGLAGVLSSARGERSAGPSAGGAP; encoded by the coding sequence ATGGAGCCGAGGGGCACTGCCGCGCGCTTCGGGAGGGGCCTGTTGGCCAGCGCGCCAGTAGCCCTCGCCTACTTCCCGGTCGCCGTCTCGTTCGGCGTGGCGGCCGCCAAGGCGGGGTTCTCCCTGCCAGAGGCCGCGTTCATGTCGATAGTCATCTACGCAGGCGCCAGCCAGTTTCTCGCCCTGGCGTTGCTGGCGGGAGGGGCGTCCCCGGCGCTCACCGCGATCTCGCTCCTGGCCATGAATGCCCGTCACGTGCTCTACGCGCCCGCCCTGCTGGAGGGGTTGCGTCGCCTAGCCGACCTCCGCGCCCCTCGCCTAGCCGACCCCCGCGCCCCTCGCCTAACCAGCGCCGCGTTCGACGCGCCTGACGCGACCCTCGCCGACTTGCGTGTGCCACCCCGTACCCGCGCCGACCTCCGCGCACGTGGGGAGGCCCGCGCCGACTGGCCGCCCACGCGCTGGTCGTGGTTGTGGGCCTTCGGCCTCACCGACGAGGTGTTCGCCGGCGCCCTTGGTAGGGTCGCGGGGCGAAGGCTGAACTGGAGCGAAGCGTGGCAGACGGGTCTGGGCCTCGGGGCCTACCTTGCTTGGGTCGGGGGCACGACATTAGGCGCGGTCTTGGGCGCTGGGGCCTTCGAGCGCTGGCCGGCCATCGACGCGGCCCTCGGGTTCCTGCTGCCCGCCCTCTTCCTTGCGCTCCTGCTTGCCATGTTCGAGGGGCGGCACCTGGCGGCGGCCGTGGTCGCGGTGGCGGCGTTCGCGCTCGGATCGGCGCTGGCCTCTCCCAGCACAGGGATCTTAGTGGGCATGCTGGCGGGCGGGTTGGCCGGCGTCCTGTCCTCGGCCCGGGGTGAACGTTCTGCCGGCCCCAGTGCGGGCGGCGCGCCTTGA
- a CDS encoding AzlD domain-containing protein, producing MSLELVAVCAVVGVGTYLFRYLPTRLGAGRTRGRFAGPLGAFLGSVGVAAVAALLAASLEPYLVPFARGVIAAGPSPAEARAAIAAVLGALATAATFRWCKDVAVATLTGALVYGVTWWLT from the coding sequence TTGAGCCTCGAACTGGTGGCGGTCTGCGCCGTCGTGGGCGTCGGAACTTACCTGTTCCGCTACCTGCCAACGCGCTTGGGCGCGGGGCGTACGCGCGGGCGCTTCGCAGGACCGCTCGGCGCTTTCCTCGGAAGCGTCGGCGTGGCCGCCGTGGCTGCGCTGCTCGCGGCCTCGCTCGAGCCCTACCTGGTGCCGTTCGCCCGCGGCGTGATCGCAGCTGGGCCGAGCCCGGCCGAGGCACGCGCCGCCATAGCGGCCGTGCTCGGAGCTCTTGCCACGGCCGCCACGTTCCGGTGGTGCAAGGACGTCGCCGTCGCGACCCTGACGGGAGCGCTCGTCTACGGCGTAACGTGGTGGTTGACGTGA
- a CDS encoding M28 family peptidase: MSPQAEDNSAMTHVKHLAETIGPRGSTTPSERQAAEYAAAVMRGAGLEPRLEEFTSPVSGWRPFALGATVALVVTVLLLLSPGLAGGRWLAALLGLVMLATTASVFLEMYFRPNLLRPFVRKGTSQNVWAVIPAVTRAAAATARVVLVAHLDTHRTPWVFMRPWRLRLFSTVTALGVAAFVITALVCLAYAATGWSWLVWVALCLAPVHLVVLALTLQPDTTPHTAGANDNASGVGVVLSLAQRLAREPLQHTEVLVLASGCEEVGSVGSKAFIVRHPDLLEGAFAISVDNVGGRGVGVCYTSLEGMVFPLRPSPELFAIAEEIRVANPELEAYSQPYTTLHTDATCFMANGVPSLSFVGLTPGSVIPDWHQVSDVLKNVDPGTVSRTEEFVWRLLGSLDARIRG; this comes from the coding sequence GTGAGCCCTCAGGCCGAAGACAACAGCGCGATGACCCACGTGAAACATCTGGCGGAGACCATCGGTCCGCGGGGGTCGACGACGCCCTCCGAGCGGCAGGCGGCGGAGTACGCCGCGGCCGTCATGCGAGGCGCGGGTCTCGAGCCCCGCCTCGAGGAGTTCACCTCGCCCGTCTCGGGTTGGCGGCCGTTCGCGCTGGGCGCGACCGTTGCCTTGGTGGTCACCGTGCTGCTGCTGCTTTCACCGGGCCTTGCCGGCGGTCGTTGGTTGGCCGCGCTCCTCGGCTTGGTCATGCTCGCCACGACCGCCTCGGTCTTCCTCGAGATGTACTTCCGGCCCAACCTGCTGCGGCCGTTCGTGCGCAAGGGCACGAGCCAGAACGTGTGGGCGGTGATACCTGCGGTGACCCGCGCCGCGGCCGCCACGGCGCGGGTCGTGCTCGTCGCCCACCTCGACACGCACCGCACCCCCTGGGTCTTCATGAGGCCCTGGCGCCTGCGGCTCTTCAGCACGGTCACGGCCCTCGGGGTGGCGGCGTTCGTCATCACGGCGCTGGTCTGCCTGGCGTACGCAGCCACGGGCTGGTCTTGGTTGGTCTGGGTGGCGCTGTGCCTCGCCCCCGTCCACCTGGTCGTGCTGGCGCTCACGCTTCAGCCCGACACGACTCCGCATACGGCGGGCGCCAACGACAACGCCAGCGGCGTCGGGGTGGTGTTGAGCTTGGCACAGCGCCTGGCGCGAGAACCCCTGCAGCACACGGAGGTCTTGGTCCTGGCAAGCGGCTGCGAAGAGGTGGGGTCGGTGGGCTCCAAGGCCTTCATAGTCAGGCATCCGGACCTGCTCGAGGGCGCTTTCGCCATCAGCGTCGACAACGTAGGTGGGCGCGGAGTGGGCGTGTGCTACACGAGCCTGGAGGGCATGGTGTTCCCCTTGAGGCCGTCACCCGAACTCTTCGCGATTGCCGAGGAGATCCGCGTTGCGAACCCCGAGCTCGAGGCCTACTCGCAGCCCTACACCACGCTGCACACGGACGCCACCTGTTTCATGGCGAACGGTGTGCCCTCCCTATCGTTCGTCGGCCTGACTCCCGGAAGCGTCATCCCCGATTGGCACCAGGTGAGTGACGTGCTCAAAAACGTTGACCCCGGGACCGTTTCGCGCACCGAGGAGTTCGTCTGGCGGCTGCTCGGGAGTCTGGATGCCCGTATCCGCGGCTGA
- a CDS encoding DUF6351 family protein — protein MRGSPLARKRFVTLLLALLLAGAAAAERLVITVPSGPPEYVTGGDARLLIEVPQGVELSAVSVWQGTKDVTADFAPYRKGHALEGLVSGLPLGDTVITVLAGLYKDRLTLTNHRSTDAMFSGPQQEPFFCATESHRDRAALGDILDDDCSMETRVDFLYWSTAADDFLPYDAGAARPDDMATVTLPDGRDVDAIVRWERGTLDRFIYSIAMLSPNGQDAATPDLSAWNRRLIYQFQGGVGVGHYQGSPSRGYMLNPTYLGLGYAIAYSTGTKTDVHYNLIVGGETALMVKDRFVSAYGVPDYTVGLGGSGGGIQQYIYGQNLPGLLDALIPQYPYPDMVTQTIHVGDCELLERWMDAKVAQDPDSKWATWSNRTILEGMAAWDDIPNPYFGGEPGLTECINGWRGLSPLALNPHFGTAPGITAEQQAAVDWTHFEDAVQVYGRRADGYARSTWDNVGVQYGLVALNQGQITPAEFLDLNAFVGGWKDQSEMVQEGCPFIEQLCDDPTQFDPWSSRNMNLSPDGLTPAPRTAADPGAIDAVLSSGLYFRGELNLPTIDVRHYLERELDMHNTRQSFVIRERIKRNGSPEGNQVIWFVDAVPGEPRYDPTLQAFQVIDQWMANLEKYPGMSVAEARPARAVDSCFAADGELQYAGADAWWGIIDDHRAGPCAERYKIYGTSRTQAGAPFTGDAYKCDLQPVRAAVASGVYGDWRPTDAQVARLEAIFPTGVCKY, from the coding sequence ATGCGCGGAAGTCCTCTCGCACGTAAACGGTTCGTCACTCTCTTGCTTGCGCTGCTGCTGGCTGGGGCCGCGGCGGCCGAACGGCTCGTCATCACGGTCCCCTCCGGGCCACCCGAGTACGTGACGGGCGGCGACGCCCGCCTCCTGATCGAGGTGCCCCAGGGCGTAGAGCTGAGCGCCGTGAGCGTCTGGCAAGGCACGAAGGACGTCACGGCCGACTTCGCTCCCTACCGCAAGGGTCACGCACTCGAGGGTCTCGTCAGCGGCCTGCCGCTGGGTGACACGGTGATCACCGTCCTGGCGGGGCTGTACAAGGATCGGCTGACGCTGACCAACCACCGAAGCACGGACGCCATGTTTTCCGGACCCCAGCAGGAGCCGTTCTTCTGCGCCACCGAGAGCCACCGCGACAGGGCCGCACTTGGCGACATCCTCGACGACGACTGCTCCATGGAGACGCGCGTCGACTTCTTGTACTGGTCCACCGCCGCCGACGACTTCCTGCCCTACGACGCCGGCGCGGCGCGGCCCGACGACATGGCCACCGTGACGCTGCCCGACGGCCGTGACGTCGACGCCATCGTGCGCTGGGAGCGGGGCACCCTCGACCGCTTCATCTACTCCATCGCCATGCTCTCGCCCAACGGCCAAGACGCCGCCACGCCCGACCTCAGCGCTTGGAACCGTCGCCTCATCTATCAGTTCCAGGGCGGCGTCGGCGTGGGCCACTATCAGGGAAGCCCGAGCCGGGGCTACATGCTCAACCCGACCTACTTAGGCCTCGGTTACGCCATCGCCTACTCCACCGGGACCAAGACGGACGTGCACTACAACCTGATCGTGGGCGGCGAGACGGCGCTGATGGTCAAGGACCGCTTCGTCAGCGCGTACGGCGTCCCCGACTACACGGTCGGTCTCGGCGGCTCCGGCGGGGGGATCCAGCAGTACATCTACGGCCAGAACCTTCCCGGCCTCCTTGACGCGCTGATCCCGCAATACCCGTACCCCGACATGGTGACCCAGACCATCCACGTTGGCGACTGCGAGCTTCTGGAGCGCTGGATGGACGCCAAGGTGGCTCAAGACCCCGACTCCAAGTGGGCCACGTGGAGCAACCGCACCATCCTCGAAGGCATGGCAGCCTGGGACGACATCCCCAACCCCTACTTCGGTGGCGAACCGGGCCTCACCGAATGCATCAACGGCTGGCGGGGCCTCAGCCCCCTCGCCCTGAACCCCCACTTCGGCACTGCCCCCGGCATCACGGCCGAACAGCAGGCCGCCGTCGACTGGACTCACTTCGAGGACGCCGTGCAGGTCTACGGGCGCCGGGCCGACGGCTACGCGCGCAGCACATGGGACAACGTCGGGGTGCAGTACGGCCTCGTCGCCCTGAACCAGGGCCAGATCACGCCCGCGGAGTTCCTCGACCTCAACGCGTTCGTGGGGGGCTGGAAGGACCAGTCCGAGATGGTCCAGGAGGGCTGCCCGTTCATCGAGCAGCTGTGCGACGACCCCACGCAGTTCGACCCGTGGAGCTCGCGCAACATGAACCTGAGCCCGGACGGCCTCACACCCGCCCCGCGCACCGCCGCCGACCCGGGAGCCATCGACGCCGTGCTGAGCAGTGGACTCTACTTCCGTGGCGAGCTGAACCTGCCCACCATCGACGTGAGGCACTACCTCGAGCGTGAGCTGGACATGCATAACACCAGGCAGTCGTTCGTCATCCGCGAGCGTATAAAGCGCAACGGCTCTCCCGAGGGCAACCAGGTCATCTGGTTCGTCGACGCGGTGCCCGGCGAGCCCCGCTACGACCCGACCCTACAGGCGTTCCAAGTCATCGATCAATGGATGGCCAACCTCGAGAAGTACCCCGGCATGAGCGTGGCCGAGGCGCGACCCGCGCGGGCCGTCGACTCCTGCTTCGCGGCCGATGGTGAGTTGCAGTACGCGGGCGCCGACGCCTGGTGGGGCATCATCGACGACCACCGGGCCGGCCCCTGCGCGGAGCGCTACAAGATCTACGGCACGTCGCGCACGCAGGCCGGCGCGCCCTTCACGGGTGACGCCTACAAGTGCGACCTGCAGCCCGTGCGCGCCGCCGTCGCTTCCGGCGTCTACGGCGACTGGCGCCCGACCGACGCGCAAGTGGCGCGGCTCGAGGCCATCTTCCCGACGGGAGTGTGCAAGTACTAG
- a CDS encoding AarF/UbiB family protein, whose protein sequence is MIYFLVRLLVYTLSAAVVLNVVPGLLARGSDAPAAALPPLLAYLLVGLVFGALHSFVRPVMLVFTGRLYIWSLGLIAMVVDVLIFLGLSYLAREGWADPLGRLTTAFMGAVLMGVLVFVLDAIVGFDSPRKPAESRASPAYWRWLERLPGGERNRLVENLRTVQLIAILRSYLIDIALGYTFLGPVRNFMKRILYRLRPRLVEGSAAVKLRLMLQELGPTFVKFGQLVASRIEVLPPTWRAELETLEDHVRPFTFAEASALVERDLKMPLSKAFATFDPTPLAAASMGQVHAATLPDGTSVVVKVLRPNIEVQVRGDLNVLRDLIATLEARLGRVRRLGLSPLFDEFADLVVDELDFDNEAYQAEQLRHNLKEFPFVHVPAVYGDWSSRRVLTLERVSGKKITDVTALGLDERGRRKLALQFFEVLLQQVVLDGFFHADLHGGNVWYDRQQGQIVFLDMGQVGQLARGDRVRLAQLIWALHDRAAGPTARVLLSVCQPNVSVDSAALERDVRRLLNRHLLLHPTNPDVGELLSELVTLLMRHGLRLRREFTLAFKAMGQGEGIMRTLMGGEEADEVVDIAYRTLRDLVLRRLDPRKFVPDVLEPWTREAIGRVPNLVGAALNLLEDFEHGRTALQMDVGNLTYRLESVERGFERGFRRMVLSISLVGLMLASALVVGAPLTEITLPAERIIIRIAAIVGVTVSAVSTVLVLAGVILPRRPPRRN, encoded by the coding sequence ATGATCTATTTCCTGGTGAGACTACTCGTCTACACGCTCTCCGCTGCGGTGGTGCTGAACGTCGTGCCGGGCCTACTGGCGCGCGGCAGCGACGCTCCGGCGGCGGCGTTGCCGCCACTGCTCGCCTACTTGTTGGTGGGCCTCGTCTTCGGCGCGCTCCACTCCTTCGTGCGCCCCGTCATGCTCGTGTTCACCGGCCGCCTCTACATCTGGTCACTGGGCCTCATCGCCATGGTCGTCGACGTCCTCATCTTCTTAGGTCTAAGCTACCTGGCGCGAGAGGGCTGGGCGGACCCCCTGGGGCGCCTGACGACGGCCTTCATGGGTGCGGTGCTGATGGGCGTGCTCGTGTTCGTGCTCGACGCCATCGTCGGCTTCGACAGCCCCCGCAAGCCAGCCGAGTCCCGGGCCTCGCCGGCTTACTGGCGCTGGCTCGAGCGCCTGCCGGGCGGGGAGCGCAACCGCCTGGTGGAGAACCTGCGCACGGTGCAACTGATCGCCATCTTGCGCTCGTACCTGATAGACATAGCGCTCGGCTACACGTTCCTGGGGCCCGTCCGCAACTTCATGAAGCGCATCCTCTACCGCTTGAGGCCGCGCCTGGTCGAGGGAAGCGCGGCCGTGAAGTTGCGCCTCATGCTCCAGGAACTGGGGCCGACCTTCGTGAAGTTCGGGCAGCTGGTGGCGAGCCGTATCGAGGTGCTGCCGCCAACCTGGCGCGCGGAGCTCGAGACGCTCGAGGATCACGTGCGGCCGTTCACGTTCGCGGAGGCCTCTGCGCTCGTGGAGCGCGACCTCAAGATGCCCCTCTCCAAAGCCTTCGCCACGTTCGATCCCACCCCGCTGGCCGCCGCGTCCATGGGCCAGGTGCACGCGGCCACTTTGCCCGACGGGACGTCGGTAGTGGTCAAGGTGCTGCGCCCCAACATCGAAGTGCAGGTGCGCGGCGACCTGAACGTGTTGCGAGACCTCATCGCGACCCTCGAGGCGCGGCTTGGGCGGGTGCGCCGCTTGGGGCTCTCGCCGCTGTTCGACGAGTTCGCGGACTTGGTCGTCGACGAGCTCGACTTCGACAACGAGGCGTATCAGGCCGAGCAGCTCAGGCACAACCTGAAGGAGTTCCCGTTCGTGCACGTGCCGGCGGTTTATGGCGACTGGTCGAGCCGCCGGGTCCTGACGCTCGAGCGAGTCTCTGGCAAGAAGATCACGGACGTCACCGCCCTCGGCCTGGACGAGCGTGGGCGGCGCAAGTTGGCGCTTCAGTTCTTCGAGGTGCTCTTGCAGCAGGTCGTGCTTGACGGCTTCTTCCACGCGGACCTGCATGGCGGCAACGTCTGGTACGACCGCCAGCAGGGGCAGATCGTGTTCCTCGACATGGGCCAGGTGGGCCAGCTCGCGCGCGGCGACCGCGTTCGGTTGGCGCAACTCATCTGGGCGCTACACGACCGCGCCGCCGGCCCCACCGCGCGGGTGTTGCTTTCCGTGTGTCAACCGAACGTTTCGGTCGATTCGGCGGCGCTGGAGCGCGACGTGCGGCGCCTGCTCAACCGCCACCTCCTACTGCACCCCACGAACCCCGACGTCGGCGAGCTCCTGAGCGAGCTGGTGACGCTGCTCATGCGCCACGGGCTGAGGCTGCGGCGCGAGTTCACGCTGGCGTTCAAGGCCATGGGCCAGGGCGAGGGCATCATGCGCACGCTGATGGGTGGCGAGGAGGCGGACGAGGTGGTGGACATCGCCTACCGCACGCTGCGCGACCTGGTCCTCAGGCGCCTCGACCCGCGTAAGTTCGTGCCCGACGTCCTCGAGCCGTGGACGCGCGAGGCCATCGGCCGTGTACCGAACCTCGTGGGGGCGGCGCTCAACCTGCTGGAGGACTTCGAGCATGGCCGCACCGCCCTGCAGATGGACGTGGGAAACCTGACCTACCGTCTCGAGTCGGTGGAGCGCGGTTTCGAGCGGGGCTTCAGGCGCATGGTGCTGAGCATCTCGCTGGTGGGCCTCATGCTGGCGTCGGCGCTGGTCGTTGGAGCCCCGCTCACCGAGATAACCTTGCCGGCGGAACGCATCATCATCCGCATAGCCGCCATCGTCGGCGTGACCGTCAGCGCGGTCTCGACGGTGTTGGTGCTGGCCGGAGTGATCTTGCCACGCCGGCCGCCTCGCCGGAACTAG
- a CDS encoding DUF4342 domain-containing protein encodes MNEATGSNENGGGQGADHGSGAGTAGSSESRTRDGRTTTEEFRVSGEAVVSKVKELVREGNVRRIVIKNDDGKALIEIPLTIGVIGTVLLPVWAAVGAIAAMVAHLTISVERVVQDEEQPQA; translated from the coding sequence ATGAACGAGGCCACAGGCAGCAACGAGAACGGCGGCGGCCAGGGAGCCGACCACGGGTCCGGTGCCGGCACCGCCGGCAGCAGCGAGTCGCGGACCAGGGACGGCCGCACCACTACGGAGGAGTTCCGCGTATCCGGCGAGGCGGTCGTTTCCAAGGTCAAGGAGCTCGTGCGAGAGGGCAACGTGCGCCGCATCGTCATTAAGAACGACGACGGTAAAGCGCTCATAGAGATCCCGCTCACGATCGGGGTCATCGGCACCGTGCTGCTGCCCGTCTGGGCGGCGGTGGGCGCGATAGCCGCGATGGTCGCGCACCTGACGATCTCCGTCGAGCGCGTGGTGCAAGACGAGGAGCAGCCGCAAGCCTGA
- a CDS encoding PLP-dependent aspartate aminotransferase family protein yields the protein MNDNGTGRGFATRAVRAGQHADPLTKAHATPIYQTSTFVLGDMARGAAIFAGEAEGNVYSRIGNPTVRAVEEKVAALEGAEEGVAFASGMGAISAAFLSLLKQGDEVLLLGPLYGGTRGMLTDLLPRFGVTSRAVDDAELEAAVGPNTRMIYVESPTNPDLRVHDLSLVGRVAATHGLISVADNTFATPYLTRPIEHGIDIVVHSATKYLGGHGDLLGGVMVGPAELLHEVRMEGLRHLGAALDPQAAYLLLRGMRTLHLRMEAHCSNARAVAEALRGRPGVSRVHYPGFEDHPGHAVAAGQMSDFGGMVSLELEGGLPAAAAFLESLRLFDHAVSLGDVASLACHPASTTHQLLPQELLAAEGVTDGLVRLSVGIEAAEDLVADVLRAATVAAGVAVPG from the coding sequence ATGAACGATAACGGGACGGGGCGAGGGTTCGCCACGCGTGCCGTGCGCGCCGGACAGCATGCGGATCCGCTGACCAAGGCGCACGCCACGCCCATCTACCAGACCAGCACGTTCGTGCTGGGCGACATGGCCCGGGGCGCCGCGATCTTCGCGGGCGAAGCCGAGGGCAACGTCTACTCGCGGATCGGCAATCCCACGGTGAGGGCCGTGGAGGAGAAGGTCGCCGCCCTCGAGGGCGCCGAGGAGGGCGTGGCCTTCGCGTCCGGCATGGGCGCAATCTCGGCCGCGTTCTTGAGCCTATTGAAACAGGGTGACGAGGTGCTGCTGCTGGGACCGCTGTATGGCGGCACGCGCGGCATGCTCACCGACCTGCTGCCGCGGTTCGGCGTCACTTCACGGGCGGTGGACGACGCGGAGCTCGAGGCCGCGGTGGGTCCGAACACCCGCATGATCTACGTGGAGTCGCCCACCAACCCCGACCTGCGCGTCCACGACCTGTCGCTGGTCGGGCGGGTCGCCGCCACGCACGGCCTCATCAGCGTGGCCGACAACACGTTCGCCACCCCCTACCTGACGCGGCCCATCGAGCACGGGATCGACATCGTGGTGCACTCCGCCACCAAGTACCTTGGTGGACACGGCGACCTGCTGGGCGGCGTGATGGTCGGTCCGGCCGAGCTCCTTCACGAGGTTCGCATGGAGGGCCTGCGCCACCTTGGGGCCGCTCTGGACCCGCAGGCGGCGTACCTCTTGCTGCGCGGCATGCGCACGCTTCACTTGCGCATGGAGGCTCACTGCAGCAACGCCCGCGCGGTGGCCGAGGCGCTTCGCGGCCGGCCGGGCGTTTCGCGGGTCCACTATCCGGGGTTCGAGGATCATCCTGGTCACGCCGTAGCGGCCGGCCAGATGAGTGACTTCGGCGGCATGGTCTCGCTCGAGTTGGAGGGCGGCCTGCCTGCGGCGGCCGCGTTCCTCGAGTCCTTGCGGCTCTTCGACCACGCGGTATCGCTCGGCGACGTTGCCTCCTTGGCGTGCCACCCGGCCTCGACGACCCACCAGCTTCTGCCCCAGGAGCTGCTCGCCGCCGAGGGCGTCACCGATGGCCTCGTGCGCCTCTCGGTGGGCATCGAGGCAGCCGAGGACCTGGTGGCCGACGTGCTGCGCGCGGCCACCGTTGCAGCCGGGGTTGCGGTACCTGGCTGA